TGCGTACCCGTCACCGAGAAGTGCAGTGCGATAAGGTCATCGTCGACGAGTTGACTACGAACCTTCCAGCGCCAGTCTGGGAAAGCCCGCACCAATGGTACGAACTGGCGAGTGACGTTCTCCGCGGGTGTCGGTGCGTCGTTGATTCGTATGGTCGATGCGTAGAATGTAGTCATTCGATCGAAGTCATGCTCGTTGCAAGCGTCCAGATAAGACTGATACAGCGAGCGCAGACGCTCCTTTTGCTCGGTCACGATATTGTCCTTCCGGGCGTGGGCCGCTCTCAGCTGTCTTGCCGTCTCTTTTGTCGCGTTGTTTCAGTCCATGCGCACCCAAGCGCAGACCTGGGGGATGAACTCGACCTGGCTTCTGAGATGCGACGCTGAGTGTTGCAAGCGACGCTCCAAGGTCGCGATGTCGATCCTGGCCGCCTCGTCGGCGCTCATATAGGGAAGCAGCGAGTGCATCACATCGGTGATCAGTGAAAAAACCGGCCGATCGAGGCCAGAAGATACGATCGAGTGAGCGAATAGCGTCGGCGGCGGCAGGTCGGCTTCATCGAAGAGATCAACCAATCGACCGCCTACGTCCGGAAGGATTCCCATCCGCTCCATGACTAGTCCGGTGACATCATTTACCTGGCGGAGTTCGGGTAAGGGCGGCACCGAGCGCACACCCCTGCTCAGGTCCATTTCGTGGACCGCCAACACGCCGCGACTGCGAACGAATCCTGAAGCGAGGCGTAGGAACTCAACCGGATCACGGTGGCCGGTGAGGACGTGCCGCCCCACCACGGCATCGAATGAAGACGATCCGGGGAGCTTATCCACATGCGCGCGAAGAAACTCGACGTTCGTGTATCCGAGCGACTCGGAGCGCGCCCGCGCGGCCTTCACAGCGTCGGCGCTCGGATCGACACCGACCACCCTCCCGGTCCCGCCCACTCGATCTGCCACGGTGAAGGTTAGGTCTCCATGGCCGCAGTGGAGGTTGAGAACGCGCATGCCGGCGCTGACACCGGCGGCGCACAGCAAGTGATCCGTCACGAAGCGGAGTGCGTGGCCGGTGTCGGTATCCCACAAACCGCTGATGATCCGCAGGTCCATGAACTCACCGTCCGGCGTGGTTTCTGCTTCCCCGCTGGGTGTTCCGTGTCTCACCGGTTCACCTGCCCGTTCGCCGTGGAAATAACCCTGTCGGCTGGATCTGCGGAGCCCGACTCCACGAAGTATATGTACGACAGGCTTTACAAGACAGAATGTTTGGTGTCCAAAACAGGATGAGTCGGATCGGTTTGGTCGATCAATGACCCGTGGTGTTGGCGTCGCCACCAAACACCTTCACCCAGGCTAGGGAGGTGGACAACCTACGGCCGAACCGATGCCGTTGCCTCGCTACAACCTCCTTCCCAAGGAAGGGATCCACCGCATCCACACGGGCGCTCGGTTGTGCCCGCCTCCGCGATGAAACCGTCTGTCCAGGTGGGCTTCCCGGGCCGCCGTGGCCGGGGGAGAGGGCCTGATCGGC
This genomic window from Mycolicibacterium goodii contains:
- a CDS encoding methyltransferase domain-containing protein; protein product: MDLRIISGLWDTDTGHALRFVTDHLLCAAGVSAGMRVLNLHCGHGDLTFTVADRVGGTGRVVGVDPSADAVKAARARSESLGYTNVEFLRAHVDKLPGSSSFDAVVGRHVLTGHRDPVEFLRLASGFVRSRGVLAVHEMDLSRGVRSVPPLPELRQVNDVTGLVMERMGILPDVGGRLVDLFDEADLPPPTLFAHSIVSSGLDRPVFSLITDVMHSLLPYMSADEAARIDIATLERRLQHSASHLRSQVEFIPQVCAWVRMD
- a CDS encoding ester cyclase — encoded protein: MTEQKERLRSLYQSYLDACNEHDFDRMTTFYASTIRINDAPTPAENVTRQFVPLVRAFPDWRWKVRSQLVDDDLIALHFSVTGTHLGDFRGIAATGRRVSTSEFTVYRVEDCKFTDVWDLTDFDTVMDQIRQNPTDGRNDP